The proteins below are encoded in one region of Triticum aestivum cultivar Chinese Spring chromosome 1B, IWGSC CS RefSeq v2.1, whole genome shotgun sequence:
- the LOC123076818 gene encoding probable glutathione S-transferase DHAR1, cytosolic, with translation MRNLLSDAPILERRRFPLAPLHVAIPAAVDELQSFRIRRTSSISSISRFCPDLTKLMLTTLSKLCWQGPYIGGANVSAADLSLAPKLYHLQVALEHFKGWKVPETLTSVHAYTEALFSRESFVKTKATKENLIAGWAPKVNP, from the exons ATGAGGAATCTCCTGAGCGACGCTCCCATCCTCGAGCGCCGCCGCTTTCCGCTCGCTCCCCTGCACGTCGCCATCCCAGCCGCCGTTGATGAGCTACAGAGCTTCCGCATCCGCCGCACCTCCTCTATTTCCTCTATTTCTCGGTTCTGT CCTGATCTTACCAAACTTATGCTAACGACACTATCAAAACTGTGCTGGCAGGGACCCTACATTGGTGGGGCGAACGTGTCCGCTGCTGATCTGAGCCTGGCCCCGAAGCTCTACCATCTCCAGGTCGCCCTGGAGCACTTCAAGGGCTGGAAGGTCCCGGAAACTCTGACCAGCGTCCATGCCTACACCGAG GCTCTCTTCAGCCGCGAGTCGTTCGTCAAGACCAAGGCGACCAAGGAGAACCTGATCGCCGGGTGGGCGCCGAAAGTGAACCCGTAA